The Thermococcus sp. 4557 genomic sequence CGGCTGCTTGAGATAACCATAGAGTTGAGCGTGGAAGGCCGAGAGGGAACGCCCGTTGGAACGATATTCGTCATCGGCGACACCAGGCGCGTTCTCAGGCACTCCCACCAGCTCATCCCGAACCCGTTCAAGGGGCACAGGGTCAACGTTCTGGACAGGGACAGCAAGGAGATAATCAAGGAGTTCGCCCAGCTGGACGGGGCGTTCATAGTCCGCGACGACGGCAGGATCGCGGCCGCCGGCCGCTACCTGGAGGTCGAGCCGAAGGTCATAGACCTCATGCTTCCACCGGGCCTGGGGAGCAGGCACATAGCGGCCGCGGGAATAACGAAGCTCACCAAGGCGATGGCGATAAGCCTCTCCGAGAGCGGCACGATAAGGATATTCAAAAACGGCCTCATGCTCCTGGAGTACAACCCAAGGATAAGGTACTGATTCGTTTCCATCACGCTGATTCTTCTCTTTTCTGAATTTCCGGGCAGGTTATGTCGTTTTATCCAGAACAAACCTTCGTATGGGTCCGGGAATCCAGTTCTTGCAGTTCCGAAAATGTAACATCAGGTAATCCCGACACTTTTTTAATATGACGAATTTTCTTCGAATTTCGGGGCGGAGACATTAGGACGCTGGCTTGAACTGTTCCTCCATGAAAATCGGCTCTTCTTGAAAATGTGGGCATTCAAAATGGCTGCGGCCGATTTAACGGGCTGTGTGGGGTCAGGAAGTCTCCGGCACATACACTGCCCCCAGTAACAGGGTGCTGTGATGCGTTTTCTGCCCGTATTCATCCCGCAGCGGCCGCGCTTCTTGGAGACCTGATTGAGGGACCCAAAGGGGGGCTTTCTGCAAAAAGGTTTTATATCGAGGCGCCCATTAAACTCCATTAGGAGAACGGGGCAAAAAACCGCCCTGTTGCAATAAGACTCTAGGAGAATTGAAAGTGGGCTTAGCGATAAGCCAAAGCGGTATTTTCGTATGTTGCAATAAGACTCTAGGAGAATTGAAAGTGAGGATGAGTCCACCGGCTATGATTATCTTAGTCCGGGTTGCAATAAGACTCTAGGAGAATTGAAAGAAAACGCAGCTGTGCCCTTGTTGAGGTACTCTGTGAACGTTGCAATAAGACTCTAGGAGAATTGAAAGTCCGCCGGGGGGTGGGCCTCTTTGCGGGTTCTCCCCTGTTGCAATAAGACTCTAGGAGAATTGAAAGGGTCGGGCAGGCTGGTGAGGGCCAGGTTCTATTATGCGTTGCAATAAGACTCTAGGAGAATTGAAAGTATGCTCCTCTATACTTTCCTTTCCATGCTCATGCTTGTTGCAATAAGACTCTAGGAGAATTGAAAGGCCCGATACGGGCTACTGGAGGATTCTGCTTTAATTGTTGCAATAAGACTCTAGGAGAATTGAAAGTCATCACGAAGAGGGAGAGGGTTATCACCCTCGAAGTTGCAATAAGACTCTAGGAGAATTGAAAGCGTATTCGTCGTCCCTGTGCGGTGGCGTCTTAAAGTGGTTGCAATAAGACTCTAGGAGAATTGAAAGGTGAGCTCGTACTCTGCAAGATCGTTCAGTTCAATCGTTGCAATAAGACTCTAGGAGAATTGAAAGTCGGCTGGGTTGGCGGGTTTATACGCGCGTGGTCAAAAGTTGCAATAAGACTCTAGGAGAATTGAAACTTGGCAACCATGTAAGCCACAATCATTCCAAACAGTATGGTTGCAATAAGACCCCCATGAACCCAGAAACAAAATCAAAGGGAGCTCACTCCCACTCCCCCATATCGAAGGGATACTTGGTTTTCAGCACCACTATCGTCATCAGACCCGCGCCTATGTACTCCATTATGATGTCCCGAATCTTGTTGTTTATCGGTCGTCCACGTGGGGCAGTATGGTGAGCGAGGCTACGAGCTCTATAAACTCCCACAGGACGCCGATTACGAGGAGCGCCGCCATCGAGTATTTGACGATTGTCTTCGCGCTCCAGCCCTTGTTGTTGATCTTGGAGTATTCCAGGGCCATCTTGGCGAATATCGTCCACATCATCAGGCCGCCGAGGGAGTGCCTATGATGTCGCCGTTCTCGTAGACGTTGTAGAGGTCAACGTTGAGTATCGGGACGTTGAGGAGCGTCACGTGGAAGAGGAAGAACACCGCGACGATTATCATGACGCCGTTGTCATATATCGGGCTTATCCAGGGCCATATCTTCCTGCTCGGGTTGGGTAGAACTTCCTGACGGAGAGGGCGAACAGCATGACGATCAGGGCGAATATCGAGGTTCTGAGCTGGGTGTCGCTGTTGTGCACGATGGCATTGACAAAGTCCAGAAAAACCACGAATATTGCCAGCGCCAGTACAACGTCTTCCCGGCAGCTCAGCTTCCTCTCCTTGTAGAATTCCGACATGGGCTTTCACCTTTGATTAAGTAGCGGGTTCGGAGATAAAAAAGTTAATGGCCGAATGTAGAGAAGGAAAGTGTGGAAAAAGAACTCAGAAGAGCCACTGGTTCTCTATGCACTCGTCGCAGGGCGGCTTTTCTCCCGCTATGGCCTTGAACTTCTTGTAGATACACTCCGGCAGGCCGAGCGGGCAGCGGTCCGGGGTGACGCCGGGCCTCACCTTGGTCGGGTCGAGCTTTATCTTGATGTACGCCTCGTACTCCTCGACCTTCTTCCACGGCAGCACCTTGGCGCCGTAGATGACCAGGTTGTCGTAAATCTTGGCGTAGTCGCCGACGACCGCGGTCTCCTTGAGTATAACGTTCTTTCCAACGACGACGCCCTCTCCGAGGATGCTGTCCTTTATCTCGGAGCGCTCCTTGACGATGTCGTTGCCTATGAGTATGGCGCGCTTGAAGTAGGCCCTGTCCTCGACAACGGTGTTCGGACCTATGTACGTGTAGGCCTTTATCTTGACGCCGTGGCCTATCTTGACACCCTCGTCGATGTAAACCGGTCCCTGTATCTCAACGTCCTCCGGGACTTCGGCGCCCTCTTTGATGACGAAGTAGCCGTTCTCCTTGGCTATCTCATCCATCGCGACCTGGTGGGCGTAGAAGAGGTCGTCAGGGGTTCCGAGGTCGATCCAGTAGTACTCACGCGGTATCTTGTGGGCGTAAACAAGTCCCCTGGTCACGTACTTCGGAAGAACCTCGCGCTCGAAGTAGACTTCCTTGTTCTTCGGAATCTCCTCCAGAACCTTCTTGTTCACCATGTATATGCCCGCATCGACGAGGTTGGTGTGGGGCCTGTGGGGCTTCTCCTCGAAGTGGGTGACCCGGTTTCCGTCGTCCAGCTCGACGACTCCGTACTTCTCAGGGTCATAGACCTTGGTAACCGCGACAGTTATGAGGCCGTCGTTCTCTTTGTGGGCCTTGATGAGCTCTTTAAAGTCGAAGTTCGTGAAAACGTCACCGTAGATGACAAGGAAGTCGTCGTCCACGTAATCTTCCACGTTCTTGAGCGCTCCGCCGGTCTCGAGCGGCATCGGGTCATTAACGAACCGTATCGTTTTGGGGTAGTCGGCCATCCTTTCGTCGATGAACTCCCTTATCTCTCCCCTCATGTAGTGGACGGACAGGATTATCTCATCGATCTCCTGGATTTTCTCCAGGCTCTCGAGGAGGTACTGAAGGTTCGGCTTGCCAAGAACCGGAACCATGGGCTTGGGTCGGGTCGATGAAAGCGGCCTTAACCTCGTTCCAAAACCGCCAGCAAGAATAACTGCCTTCATGGTATCACCGTTTACCCTTTCAACAAAGGGTTTTATATGTTTTACGGCCATAAAATATATAACCGACGGTGGCAGATTTAACTGGCGGTGAAAAGTTCGAAAAATCCGCGTTTAGGCCCCCACATGAGTGTTTTGCCCCAAAAATCGGGGTTTAACCGCGGAAAAAAGATAAGTTCTGCAGGGGACCATCACGGTTTCGATGCACCGCTCTTTCCATCGAGCCTGAACTCCGAGAGCTGATACACCCTCCCCTTGAAGCGGAAGCAGGCGCCGGGGCAGACGCTCTTAAGGGGGCAGGTGGCGCAGGCGCTCTCCCCCGCCTCCACCCGCTCCAGGTAGCCGAGGTCGGCCAGCACCTCCATGGCGCCGACGACCTCGTCCCTCGGAACGTTCAGCTCCCGGGCTATCTCGTCTATGCTTCTCCCTTCCTCCAGCAGTTCCAGGATCCTCTCCAGCATTCCAACACCTCAGTAGCCCAGCGCCGTCCCCACGTTCCATATCAGGATTCCAACGAGCGACGCGAGGGCAATCATGTAAACCACAGTGAAGGCGGCCCATTTCCAGCTGCCCTCGGCCCTAACTGCACCTATCGTGGCTATGCATGGGACGTAGAGGGTGGTGACCATGCCGAGCACGTAGGCTTGGAGCGGCGTCATTGCCCCCACTATGGCCTCCTCGCTTCCGTAGATTATTCCGTAGGTTGATATGACGTTCTCCTTGGCGATTATCCCGAACAGCAGGCTAACCGCCGCCTTCCAGTCGAGGCCCATGAGACGCATGTACGGCTCGAAAAACATGCCAAGCCTCTCCGCGTAGCTTCCCCCTGTGCCCATCTGCACTGGATAGCTGCTGAGGTACCAGATGGCCATCGAGCCGAGCAGGATTATGGTTCCCGCCTTCTTTATGAACTCCTTGCTCCTCTCCCACGAGTGGAGCGTCACCGTCTTCCACGACGGGATGAGGTACTCCGGCAGCTCGATGATGAACGGGCTCTCCTCGCCCCTGATAACAAACCTGCTCAGGAGCCAGGCCACGAGGAGGGCAAGCAGCACCGCCGTGGCGTAGATGCTCACCGCGACGAGCGCCTGGTGGCCGGCGAAGAAAGCCCCCGCCAGGAAGCTTATGACGCTCAGCCTGGCACTACAGGGTATCAGCGGGTTGACGAGCATGGTCAGCAGTCTGTCCCTCTCGTCATCGAGCGTTCTGGTGGCCATCACGGCGGGGACGTTGCATCCGAAGGCGAGCACCAGCGGAATGAAGCTCTTGCCCGGCAGGCCGAACTTCCGCATTATGCGCTCCATGACCACGGCCGCCCTGGCCATGTATCCAACGTCCTCCAAGACGGAGAGTGCCAGGAACAGCAGGAAGACGAGCGGGAAGAAGCTGAGCACAGAGCCAACGCCCGCTATGATTCCATCGACCAGGAGGCCTCTCAGAGCCTCGTTTGCTACATGTGGCGCGAGCCATTCCCCGAAAGCCGTGAAAGCCTCGTCGAGGTATCCCTGGAGGGGCAGCCCGACGGCAAACACGAATTTGAACATGAGGTAGAAGACGCCGAAGAGCACGAGGAGGCCATAGACGGGGTGGGTGAGGAACCTGTCGAGCTGGTCGCTGAAGCTCTCGCCCTCCACCTTCGTGTACCTCACAAAGCGGTGCATGAGCCTGTCGATGAACTCGTACTTCTGGCTGGCGATTATAAGGTCCATCGCGCGCTTGTAGCGCTCTTCAACCTCCGCTATGTGGCCCATAATCTCGTCGAGCTTCTCACTCCCGAGGTGCCGGAGGATGAGCTTTATGACCCCATCGTCGCGCTGAAGGAGCTTTATCGCGAGCCAGCGGAGGTTGTACTCCTCCCCCAGCTCGGTGCCCTCGAGAACCGCGGTTATGTGCTCTATCTCCCTCTCGACCTCCGGGTCGTACTGGGGAATAACTGGCCTCTCCTTCAGCATCCCGTTGGCCATCTGGTGTATCTTATCCTTCAGCTCGTCGATGCCGGCGCCATCCTTTGCGCTCATCGCCACGACCGGAACGCCGAGAACCTCCTCCATCCTCTTCACGTTTATCTCGATGCCGTGCTTCTCGGCCAGGTCTATCTTGTTGAGGGCTATGATGACGTTGTTGAGGCCCATCTCGAGTATCTCCATGGTGAGGAAGAGGTTTCGCATGAGGGCAGTTGCGTCGATGACGTTCACGACCACATCGGCGCTCCCCTTCAGGAGGAAGTCCCTCGCGACGAGTTCGTCGACGGAGTGAGCCGTGAGGGAGTACGTGCCCGGGAGGTCAACCACGAGAAACTTCTGCCCCTTGTACTCCAGGATTCCCTCCTTCTTCTCGACCGTGACGCCGGGCCAGTTGCCGACGTGCTGCCTCAGCCCGGTCAGCGCGTTGAATATGGTCGTTTTTCCGACGTTGGGGTTTCCTGCCAGTGCAATGACCTTCATCATGAGGGCCACCTCACAGTTTTCGTATCATGACCTTCGCTGCCATTCCCCTGCCGATGGCGAAGCGCACGCCGCCGACTGAGATGATTATCGGGCCGTACTGGTGGGACTCGATTATTTGAACCGTAGC encodes the following:
- a CDS encoding diadenylate cyclase, whose translation is MGREIPEVLINSAIGIVRELGGKALVILEDIDPERLRDAGVTIVIVGSSFDVEEETVKRVSIPQNLDLNNILNLISAFLIEHDILGEGDSFVYVTREMIGIKTVKKSISAMRGFFAQNQSVLQRLLEITIELSVEGREGTPVGTIFVIGDTRRVLRHSHQLIPNPFKGHRVNVLDRDSKEIIKEFAQLDGAFIVRDDGRIAAAGRYLEVEPKVIDLMLPPGLGSRHIAAAGITKLTKAMAISLSESGTIRIFKNGLMLLEYNPRIRY
- a CDS encoding sugar phosphate nucleotidyltransferase; protein product: MKAVILAGGFGTRLRPLSSTRPKPMVPVLGKPNLQYLLESLEKIQEIDEIILSVHYMRGEIREFIDERMADYPKTIRFVNDPMPLETGGALKNVEDYVDDDFLVIYGDVFTNFDFKELIKAHKENDGLITVAVTKVYDPEKYGVVELDDGNRVTHFEEKPHRPHTNLVDAGIYMVNKKVLEEIPKNKEVYFEREVLPKYVTRGLVYAHKIPREYYWIDLGTPDDLFYAHQVAMDEIAKENGYFVIKEGAEVPEDVEIQGPVYIDEGVKIGHGVKIKAYTYIGPNTVVEDRAYFKRAILIGNDIVKERSEIKDSILGEGVVVGKNVILKETAVVGDYAKIYDNLVIYGAKVLPWKKVEEYEAYIKIKLDPTKVRPGVTPDRCPLGLPECIYKKFKAIAGEKPPCDECIENQWLF
- a CDS encoding helix-turn-helix domain-containing protein, encoding MLERILELLEEGRSIDEIARELNVPRDEVVGAMEVLADLGYLERVEAGESACATCPLKSVCPGACFRFKGRVYQLSEFRLDGKSGASKP
- the feoB gene encoding ferrous iron transport protein B; its protein translation is MMKVIALAGNPNVGKTTIFNALTGLRQHVGNWPGVTVEKKEGILEYKGQKFLVVDLPGTYSLTAHSVDELVARDFLLKGSADVVVNVIDATALMRNLFLTMEILEMGLNNVIIALNKIDLAEKHGIEINVKRMEEVLGVPVVAMSAKDGAGIDELKDKIHQMANGMLKERPVIPQYDPEVEREIEHITAVLEGTELGEEYNLRWLAIKLLQRDDGVIKLILRHLGSEKLDEIMGHIAEVEERYKRAMDLIIASQKYEFIDRLMHRFVRYTKVEGESFSDQLDRFLTHPVYGLLVLFGVFYLMFKFVFAVGLPLQGYLDEAFTAFGEWLAPHVANEALRGLLVDGIIAGVGSVLSFFPLVFLLFLALSVLEDVGYMARAAVVMERIMRKFGLPGKSFIPLVLAFGCNVPAVMATRTLDDERDRLLTMLVNPLIPCSARLSVISFLAGAFFAGHQALVAVSIYATAVLLALLVAWLLSRFVIRGEESPFIIELPEYLIPSWKTVTLHSWERSKEFIKKAGTIILLGSMAIWYLSSYPVQMGTGGSYAERLGMFFEPYMRLMGLDWKAAVSLLFGIIAKENVISTYGIIYGSEEAIVGAMTPLQAYVLGMVTTLYVPCIATIGAVRAEGSWKWAAFTVVYMIALASLVGILIWNVGTALGY
- a CDS encoding FeoA family protein, with product MIVPLNALRPGDRGIVVNILGGPTARQRLVGMGLTPGATVQIIESHQYGPIIISVGGVRFAIGRGMAAKVMIRKL